The following are encoded together in the Brassica napus cultivar Da-Ae chromosome A9, Da-Ae, whole genome shotgun sequence genome:
- the BNAA09G49000D gene encoding uncharacterized protein At1g08160, with protein sequence MAPQNQQTRRTQPQPLPGRGLNPVLCIIVALVLLGLLVGLAILITYLTLRPKTLVYTVEAASVQDFAIAKDDHISAKFNYVIKSYNPEKHVSVRYHSMRISTAHHNQSVAHKEISAFKQRPKNETRIETQLVSHNVALSKFNAKDLRAETTKGVIEMEVYITAKVSYKTWIFRSRRRTLKGVCTPIMINVTANSLDGFQRVLCKTRL encoded by the coding sequence ATGGCTCCTCAAAACCAACAGACTCGGCGaacgcaaccgcaaccgcttcCAGGTAGAGGTTTGAACCCCGTCCTATGCATCATCGTTGCCCTCGTCCTCTTAGGACTCCTTGTGGGTCTCGCTATATTGATCACATACCTCACCCTCAGGCCAAAGACACTCGTCTATACTGTAGAAGCCGCATCGGTCCAAGATTTTGCCATAGCCAAGGATGATCACATTAGCGCCAAATTCAACTATGTGATCAAATCATACAACCCGGAGAAACATGTCTCCGTGAGATACCACTCCATGCGCATCTCCACGGCTCACCATAACCAGTCCGTGGCTCACAAGGAGATCTCTGCCTTCAAGCAGCGTCCTAAGAACGAAACAAGAATTGAGACGCAGCTTGTGTCGCACAACGTGGCATTGTCTAAGTTTAATGCTAAGGACTTGAGGGCTGAAACGACTAAAGGGGTGATCGAAATGGAAGTGTATATAACTGCTAAAGTAAGCTACAAGACGTGGATTTTTCGGTCCAGGAGACGTACGTTGAAAGGTGTATGTACGCCGATAATGATCAACGTTACGGCGAACTCGTTGGATGGATTCCAGAGAGTTTTATGCAAAACTCGTCTTTAG